The proteins below come from a single Necator americanus strain Aroian chromosome V, whole genome shotgun sequence genomic window:
- a CDS encoding hypothetical protein (NECATOR_CHRV.G20301.T1) — MNDDTLVIRGEKVPSRNVGGVGFVMHPSVVHLIDSHEILSPRLAILRLRPLRQEPISIINCYSPTSAADESELDAFYEKYGGSGSQREVLLQVRCLRLQRKTRRGYRGGKQDKKIWTKGPE, encoded by the coding sequence atgaatgacgatACACTCGTCAtccgtggagagaaggttccgtcgcgaaatgtaggcggcgTTGGTTTTGTcatgcacccatctgtcgtccatcttatcgattctcacgagatcctgtcacctcgtctggccattcttcgtctccgccctctgcgccaagaacccatcagtatcatcaactgctactcaccaacatcagcagctgatgaatccgaattggatgCGTTTTACGAAAAGTATGGAGGAAGTGGttcgcaacgagaagtccttctacaagtTCGTTGTctgagacttcaacgcaaaactaggagaGGCTACAGAGGAGGAAAACAGGATAAGAAGATTTGGACTaagggaccggaatga
- a CDS encoding hypothetical protein (NECATOR_CHRV.G20301.T2): MIVHMPSRLWRISAHVVDSLHNGLQPHRGVEVTLGVELRCTAEDVIDSGPRRHTHDSPWRLSQTVYFENARKVSTEADLYVLLGAAERIKFHVIALQETKCRRSDVRQMNDDTLVIRGEKVPSRNVGGVGFVMHPSVVHLIDSHEILSPRLAILRLRPLRQEPISIINCYSPTSAADESELDAFYEKYGGSGSQREVLLQVRCLRLQRKTRRGYRGGKQDKKIWTKGPE; the protein is encoded by the exons ATGATCGTACATATGCCATCGCGTCTTTGGCGTATTAGTGCACATGTCGTGGActccctccacaacggtttacagCCTCATAggggcgtggaggtgactctgggcgtcgaactgcgatgcacagccgag gacgtcattgattctggaccaaggcggcacacgcacgactcgccatggagactatctcagactgtgtacttcgAGAACGCGAGAAAAGTGTCCACAGAGGCTGACCTGTATgtccttctcggagctgcagagcgtatcaaatttcatgtaattgctctgcaggagaccaagtgcagaaggagcgacgtacgacagatgaatgacgatACACTCGTCAtccgtggagagaaggttccgtcgcgaaatgtaggcggcgTTGGTTTTGTcatgcacccatctgtcgtccatcttatcgattctcacgagatcctgtcacctcgtctggccattcttcgtctccgccctctgcgccaagaacccatcagtatcatcaactgctactcaccaacatcagcagctgatgaatccgaattggatgCGTTTTACGAAAAGTATGGAGGAAGTGGttcgcaacgagaagtccttctacaagtTCGTTGTctgagacttcaacgcaaaactaggagaGGCTACAGAGGAGGAAAACAGGATAAGAAGATTTGGACTaagggaccggaatga